The genomic window CGATGGTCGGACGGTTAGAACAGGACACGGGGAATCTCGAACCACTTTTTCTGCAACGCTTCCCAATAGCATATGATTTACCCCAGTGCGCCCATGGGTCCCTAATACTAAAAGATCGGCAGGAATTTCTTCCGCTGTTTTAATAATTTCAAAGGGGGTTTTCCCTTCTCGAAAAAGCGTAAAAACACGGATTCCCTTCTTTTCCAATCTTTTACCCAATTGTTCCAAACGGTCCTTTTCCTGCCCTTTTAAGGTTTGAACGTACCGATGAAGATCGGCTTGGACCCCAGCTGAAACTCCAGCATGGCTGTAAAAAGGAATTTCAAAAACGTGTAAAAGATAAAATTTGGCTTGAAACCCTTGTACCAGGTCAACGGCATAATTTTCAGCCCTTTTTGAATATCTGGAAAAATCCGTCGGGAATAAGATCCGTCTCGGTTTACGCATATTCTTCACAATTCAACTTCCGTCAAAGGGTAAGGGTTTGCTTCATAAAATATTATTTCGAAGAGGTTTTGTATTGACTTATTTCCTGTTAATCTATATAAGCTTGAATCCCTTGTCAACGCCCAAGCAAAAATTCAATGGACTGTTTTTATTTTTAATTGACAGGAATTGCACAGATCGCTATCGTGGAAGAAAAACAAAAAAAAAGAAACCTTTCTTCTATAGAATACGTTTCTCACAAATGTATTCTTTTCGTTGTTAACAAACACGCTATCAATAGATATGAACCTGGATCAAACCAATGGAGTTGGTTGTTTAAAAGACCCCCATACCCTATCGATTGAAGAGGTTCGCAAAAGGCTCGGGGTTCCCCCACGCGGTTTAAGTGTCGCAAAGGCAAGGTCTCGCCTTGGCCAATTTGGGCCCAACGTGCTTCCTCAGCCTAAGGCCCCTGGTATCCTCTTAATTTTTTTCCGCCAATTTCTTAGCCCCCTGATTTATATTCTTCTTGCAGCGGCGGGTGTGTCTTTATTCCTAAAGGAATTTTCCGATTCCCTTTTCATTTTTTTGGTGCTTTTGGTTAACGCGATCATCGGGGCCGTCCAAGAATACAGGGCCCAACGCAGTGCCGAAGCACTTAGAAACCTAGTAGCCACCTATGCACGCGTGGAGCGGGAAGGAGAAGCCTATGAAATCGAAGCCAAGGAAATTGTCCCTGGAGACTTGGTCCTATTAGAATCAGGAAATAAAATTCCAGCCGATCTTCGCTTAATATCTACACAGGGTTTAGAAATTAATGAATCTTTGTTGACCGGAGAATCAAAACCCAACCTCAAAAAAAATCATATCGAACTTTCTCCAGAAACTCTGTTAGCCGACCGGTCCAACATGGCCTTCGCCGGAACGATGGTCACCCGGGGACGGGGCCGAGGATTCGCCACCGCGACAGGGGCTTCTACCGAATTAGGGAAGATTGCTCAAGCCGCTTTGGGTGAAACAAGCGCAAAACCCCCATTGCTTTTGCGAATGGAGAAATTTACCGGCTGGATCGGTTTAACCGTTGTGGTCCTAGTGCTCATCATTGCAGCAGTGGCCTCCACCCAAGGAAGTTCTCTAGGGGAGATTTTTTTCCTTGCAGTTGCCCTCGCGGTATCCGCCATTCCAGAGGGACTTCCCGTTGCCCTCACGGTCGCCCTGGCCATAGGGGCCTCACGTATGGCCAAACGAAATGTTATTGTGCGA from Nitrospiria bacterium includes these protein-coding regions:
- a CDS encoding universal stress protein, whose amino-acid sequence is MRKPRRILFPTDFSRYSKRAENYAVDLVQGFQAKFYLLHVFEIPFYSHAGVSAGVQADLHRYVQTLKGQEKDRLEQLGKRLEKKGIRVFTLFREGKTPFEIIKTAEEIPADLLVLGTHGRTGVNHMLLGSVAEKVVRDSPCPVLTVRPSG